The following proteins come from a genomic window of Oncorhynchus mykiss isolate Arlee chromosome 19, USDA_OmykA_1.1, whole genome shotgun sequence:
- the LOC110497232 gene encoding zinc finger protein 628-like — MSENLVLTFQTQLSGVMETVLKSAIYEITRLVEDGFLEEVSRSREQVESLKKRLQRSENRGRERDREGGQRGKCADCGRADEEGGNSGNSQTGAERGCGLKQEKVPGEEWSSCGGVARETAFHDLEAGATSLRITSESTEVRGQKLDSLLKEEPLHNTELQERWGVCLDGADGSDASGPSKSFSEQEMQQCQADWGSGLDQGPEPPGPEGNPGDPSQPLFQPRYSMEDLGGGFEKSGYGGAGGGGGHRLDVEGLDRLPGSPSHLGALSYGAVGHYQVDLGGSEGGDHHHRSHMPGPHRSRREQVASPTPPPHPEVCVRNCLLINEEGYLQDSSVLYPEHGVPESGSRAGHRGLTSIHSGSSAHNNNTESLYGSPDNFGHSLNLRDRSQEQVTEGGVMGGGGKRHTCNQCTMTFSDSGSLEAHKQTHKTGRVSGSGSGPPYSCTKCGKTFTQACNLKVHQRVHQAEGLHLCSHCSKGFTSFSDLKRHKCIQTTDKPYCCSICGNKFSRLWNLKLHRRVHTQEKPHRCTMCDKSFARADNLKVHQRTHTGERPYCCAVCGLSFKQLNHLKWHQRKHRMDLLA, encoded by the exons ATGTCGGAGAACCTCGTCCTCACCTTCCAGACCCAGCTCTCGGGAGTCATGGAGACGGTCCTAAAGTCAGCCATATATGAGATCACCAGGCTGGTGGAGGACGGCTTCCTGGAGGAGGTGTCCCGAAGCCGTGAGCAGGTCGAGTCGCTGAAGAAGAGGCTACAGCGGTCAGAgaacagaggaagggagagggacagagagggaggccaGAGGGGGAAGTGTGCAGACTGTGGGAGAGCTGATGAGGAAGGTGGAAACTCTGGAAACTCACAGACAG GTGCGGAGAGGGGGTGTGGCCTGAAGCAGGAGAAGGTACCAGGGGAGGAGTGGAGCAGCTGTGGGGGCGTGGCCAGGGAAACAGCCTTCCATGATCTGGAGGCTGGGGCCACCAGCCTTAGGATAACCTCTGAG tccacagaggtcagaggtcagaagcTGGACAGCCTGCTGAAAGAGGAGCCTCTCCACAACACTGAGCTACAGGAGAGATGGGGTGTCTGCCTGGACG GTGCCGATGGTTCAGACGCCTCGGGGCCCAGTAAGAGTTTCAGTGAGCAGGAGATGCAGCAGTGCCAGGCTGACTGGGGATCCGGTCTAGACCAGGGGCCTGAACCACCAGGCCCAGAGGGAAACCCAGGGGACCCCAGCCAACCTCTCTTCCAACCTCGTTACAGCATGGAGGATCTGGGGGGTGGCTTTGAGAAATCTGGTTACGGCGgtgctggtggtggaggaggccATCGTCTAGACGTGGAAGGGCTGGATAGGCTTCCTGGTTCTCCGTCTCATCTGGGTGCGCTGAGCTACGGAGCTGTGGGTCACTACCAGGTGGACCTGGGGGGGTCTGAGGGGGGAGACCATCACCATCGCTCCCACATGCCTGGCCCCCATCGGAGCCGGAGGGAGCAGGTGGCGTCGCCAACGCCACCCCCCCACCCAGAGGTGTGTGTCCGGAACTGCCTGTTGATCAACGAGGAGGGTTACCTGCAGGACTCCAGTGTCTTGTACCCTGAACACGGTGTCCCAGAGTCAGGTAGCAGAGCCGGCCACAGGGGGCTAACCTCCATCCACTCTGGAAGCTCAgcccacaacaacaacacagaaagcCTGTATGGTTCCCCTGACAACTTTGGACACTCTCTAAACCTCAGAGATCGTTCACAAGAGCAGGTAACAGAAGGAGGAGTAATGGGAGGAGGGGGGAAGCGTCACACCTGCAATCAATGCACCATGACATTCTCAGACTCTGGCTCCCTTGAGGCCCACAAGCAGACACACAAAACTGGTAGAGTCTCAGGGTCAGGATCTGGGCCTCCATACTCCTGCACCAAGTGTGGTAAGACCTTCACCCAGGCCTGCAACCTCAAGGTCCACCAGCGGGTCCACCAGGCAGAGGGACTCCACCTCTGCAGCCACTGCTCCAAGGGCTTCACCTCCTTCTCCGACCTGAAGAGGCACAAGTGCATTCAGACGACAGACAAGCCCTACTGCTGCTCCATCTGTGGGAACAAGTTCAGTCGGCTCTGGAACCTCAAGCTGCACCGGCGCGTTCACACGCAGGAGAAACCCCACCGCTGCACTATGTGTGACAAGAGCTTTGCTCGGGCAGACAATTTGAAGGTGCACCAGCGCACCCACACTGGGGAGAGACCGTACTGCTGCGCTGTGTGTGGACTCAGCTTCAAACAACTAAACCATCTGAAGTGGCACCAGCGCAAACACAGGATGGATCTCCTGGCCTGA
- the LOC110498615 gene encoding zinc finger protein 8-like isoform X1 — translation MMSEAIVTFQSQLSGVMETVFKAAMYEITRLVEDSFLKEVSRSRQQVESLKKRLQLSENRRTDGDRELDRTGKCADCGRADEEAEERSSGTSQTGVERGRGLKQEKVPGEEWSSCGGVARETALNDLEEAEATSPRRISEVGRGLTKHMEAEATSPRRISEVGRGLTKHMEAEATSPRRISESTEVGGQKLDSLLKEEALHNTELQERWEFCLDGADGSDVSGPSKSFIQQDLQRCQDDWGSALDQGPEPPGPEGEPEDPTDPLYRPRYSMEDLGGAFEKSGYSGDGGSDHLLDMEGLDRLPGSPSRLGALTYGAVGHYQVNLGGSEGGDHHHRSHMPRSHQSRREQVGSPTPSPHPEVGGRNCLLINEEGYLQDSSVLYPEHGVPESGSRAGHRGLTSIHSGSSAHNNNTESLYGAADDFGLSLNLRDRSQEQVTGGGGRRHACNQCTMTFPDFGSLKAHKQTHKTGRESGSGPPYSCTQCGKIFTQACNLKVHQRVHQAEGLHLCSHCGKGFTSFSDLKRHKCSQTTDKPYCCSICGNKFSRLWNLKLHQRIHTQEKPHRCTMCDKSFTRADILKVHLRIHTGERPYCCAVCGLRFKRLDHLKLHQRKHRPDLLN, via the exons ATGATGTCTGAAGCCATCGTAACCTTCCAGTCTCAGCTCTCCGGAGTCATGGAGACGGTATTCAAGGCTGCTATGTACGAGATCACCAGGCTGGTGGAGGATAGCTTCCTCAAGGAGGTGTCCCGGAGCCGGCAGCAGGTCGAGTCACTCAAGAAGCGGCTGCAGTTGTCGGAGAACAGGCGTACGGATGGGGACAGAGAGCTCGACCGTACGGGGAAGTGTGCGGACTGTGGGAGAGCTGACGAGGAAGCCGAGGAGAGAAGCTCTGGAACCTCACAGACAG GTGTGGAGAGGGGGCGTGGCCTGAAGCAGGAGAAGGTACCAGGGGAGGAGTGGAGCAGCTGTGGGGGCGTGGCCAGGGAAACAGCCTTAAATGATCTGGAGGAGGCAGAGGCTACCAGCCCTAGGAGAATCTCTGAGGTAGGTAGGGGACTGACTAAACACATGGAGGCTGAGGCCACCAGCCCTAGGAGAATCTCTGAGGTAGGTAGGGGACTGACTAAACACATGGAGGCTGAGGCCACCAGCCCTAGGAGAATCTCTGAG TCCACAGAGGTCGGAGGTCAGAAGCTGGACAGTCTGCTGAAAGAGGAGGCTCTCCACAACACTGAGCTACAGGAGAGATGGGAGTTCTGCCTGGATG GGGCCGATGGTTCAGACGTCTCGGGGCCCAGTAAGAGTTTTATTCAGCAGGATCTACAGCGGTGCCAGGATGACTGGGGGTCCGCTCTAGACCAGGGGCCTGAACCACCGGGCCCCGAGGGAGAGCCAGAGGACCCCACCGACCCTCTCTACCGCCCCCGCTACAGCATGGAGGACCTTGGGGGCGCCTTTGAGAAGTCTGGTTACAGCGGTGATGGTGGTAGCGACCATCTTCTAGACATGGAAGGGCTGGATAGGCTTCCTGGTTCTCCGTCTCGTCTGGGGGCGCTGACCTACGGAGCTGTGGGTCACTACCAGGTGAACCTGGGGGGGTCTGAGGGGGGAGACCATCACCATCGCTCCCACATGCCTCGCTCCCATCAGAGCCGGAGGGAGCAGGTGGGGTCGCCAACGCCATCCCCCCACCCGGAGGTGGGAGGCCGGAACTGCCTGTTGATAAACGAGGAGGGGTACCTGCAGGACTCCAGTGTCTTGTACCCAGAACACGGTGTCCCAGAGTCAGGTAGTAGAGCCGGCCACAGGGGGCTAACCTCCATCCACTCTGGGAGCTCAgcccacaacaacaacacagagagccTGTATGGTGCTGCTGATGACTTTGGACTCTCTTTAAACCTCAGAGATCGTTCACAAGAGCAGGTaacaggaggaggggggaggcgTCATGCCTGCAATCAATGTACCATGACCTTCCCAGACTTTGGTTCCCTCAAGGCCCACAAGCAGACACACAAAACTGGTAGAGAGTCAGGGTCTGGGCCTCCATACTCCTGCACCCAGTGCGGTAAGATCTTCACCCAGGCCTGCAACCTCAAGGTCCACCAGCGAGTCCACCAGGCAGAGGGACTTCACCTCTGCAGCCACTGCGGCAAGGGCTTCACCTCCTTCTCCGACCTGAAGAGGCACAAGTGCAGCCAGACCACAGACAAGCCCTACTGCTGCTCCATCTGTGGGAACAAGTTCAGTCGGCTCTGGAACCTCAAGCTGCATCAGCGCATTCACACGCAGGAGAAACCCCACCGCTGCACTATGTGTGACAAGAGCTTCACACGCGCAGACATTTTGAAAGTGCACCTGCGCATCCACACCGGGGAGAGACCTTACTGCTGCGCTGTGTGTGGACTCCGCTTCAAACGACTGGACCATCTGAAGTTGCACCAGCGCAAACACAGGCCGGATCTCCTGAACTGA
- the LOC110498615 gene encoding zinc finger protein 8-like isoform X2 has protein sequence MMSEAIVTFQSQLSGVMETVFKAAMYEITRLVEDSFLKEVSRSRQQVESLKKRLQLSENRRTDGDRELDRTGKCADCGRADEEAEERSSGTSQTGVERGRGLKQEKVPGEEWSSCGGVARETALNDLEEAEATSPRRISESTEVGGQKLDSLLKEEALHNTELQERWEFCLDGADGSDVSGPSKSFIQQDLQRCQDDWGSALDQGPEPPGPEGEPEDPTDPLYRPRYSMEDLGGAFEKSGYSGDGGSDHLLDMEGLDRLPGSPSRLGALTYGAVGHYQVNLGGSEGGDHHHRSHMPRSHQSRREQVGSPTPSPHPEVGGRNCLLINEEGYLQDSSVLYPEHGVPESGSRAGHRGLTSIHSGSSAHNNNTESLYGAADDFGLSLNLRDRSQEQVTGGGGRRHACNQCTMTFPDFGSLKAHKQTHKTGRESGSGPPYSCTQCGKIFTQACNLKVHQRVHQAEGLHLCSHCGKGFTSFSDLKRHKCSQTTDKPYCCSICGNKFSRLWNLKLHQRIHTQEKPHRCTMCDKSFTRADILKVHLRIHTGERPYCCAVCGLRFKRLDHLKLHQRKHRPDLLN, from the exons ATGATGTCTGAAGCCATCGTAACCTTCCAGTCTCAGCTCTCCGGAGTCATGGAGACGGTATTCAAGGCTGCTATGTACGAGATCACCAGGCTGGTGGAGGATAGCTTCCTCAAGGAGGTGTCCCGGAGCCGGCAGCAGGTCGAGTCACTCAAGAAGCGGCTGCAGTTGTCGGAGAACAGGCGTACGGATGGGGACAGAGAGCTCGACCGTACGGGGAAGTGTGCGGACTGTGGGAGAGCTGACGAGGAAGCCGAGGAGAGAAGCTCTGGAACCTCACAGACAG GTGTGGAGAGGGGGCGTGGCCTGAAGCAGGAGAAGGTACCAGGGGAGGAGTGGAGCAGCTGTGGGGGCGTGGCCAGGGAAACAGCCTTAAATGATCTGGAGGAGGCAGAGGCTACCAGCCCTAGGAGAATCTCTGAG TCCACAGAGGTCGGAGGTCAGAAGCTGGACAGTCTGCTGAAAGAGGAGGCTCTCCACAACACTGAGCTACAGGAGAGATGGGAGTTCTGCCTGGATG GGGCCGATGGTTCAGACGTCTCGGGGCCCAGTAAGAGTTTTATTCAGCAGGATCTACAGCGGTGCCAGGATGACTGGGGGTCCGCTCTAGACCAGGGGCCTGAACCACCGGGCCCCGAGGGAGAGCCAGAGGACCCCACCGACCCTCTCTACCGCCCCCGCTACAGCATGGAGGACCTTGGGGGCGCCTTTGAGAAGTCTGGTTACAGCGGTGATGGTGGTAGCGACCATCTTCTAGACATGGAAGGGCTGGATAGGCTTCCTGGTTCTCCGTCTCGTCTGGGGGCGCTGACCTACGGAGCTGTGGGTCACTACCAGGTGAACCTGGGGGGGTCTGAGGGGGGAGACCATCACCATCGCTCCCACATGCCTCGCTCCCATCAGAGCCGGAGGGAGCAGGTGGGGTCGCCAACGCCATCCCCCCACCCGGAGGTGGGAGGCCGGAACTGCCTGTTGATAAACGAGGAGGGGTACCTGCAGGACTCCAGTGTCTTGTACCCAGAACACGGTGTCCCAGAGTCAGGTAGTAGAGCCGGCCACAGGGGGCTAACCTCCATCCACTCTGGGAGCTCAgcccacaacaacaacacagagagccTGTATGGTGCTGCTGATGACTTTGGACTCTCTTTAAACCTCAGAGATCGTTCACAAGAGCAGGTaacaggaggaggggggaggcgTCATGCCTGCAATCAATGTACCATGACCTTCCCAGACTTTGGTTCCCTCAAGGCCCACAAGCAGACACACAAAACTGGTAGAGAGTCAGGGTCTGGGCCTCCATACTCCTGCACCCAGTGCGGTAAGATCTTCACCCAGGCCTGCAACCTCAAGGTCCACCAGCGAGTCCACCAGGCAGAGGGACTTCACCTCTGCAGCCACTGCGGCAAGGGCTTCACCTCCTTCTCCGACCTGAAGAGGCACAAGTGCAGCCAGACCACAGACAAGCCCTACTGCTGCTCCATCTGTGGGAACAAGTTCAGTCGGCTCTGGAACCTCAAGCTGCATCAGCGCATTCACACGCAGGAGAAACCCCACCGCTGCACTATGTGTGACAAGAGCTTCACACGCGCAGACATTTTGAAAGTGCACCTGCGCATCCACACCGGGGAGAGACCTTACTGCTGCGCTGTGTGTGGACTCCGCTTCAAACGACTGGACCATCTGAAGTTGCACCAGCGCAAACACAGGCCGGATCTCCTGAACTGA
- the LOC110497243 gene encoding zinc finger protein 324A, with protein MSENLVLTFQTQLSGVMETVLKSAMYEITRLVEDGFLEEVRRGQQEVTRSHQDVESLRILLQRAESQLKDVSQRARCVDCGRTDVYNEETDDRPPGIQDSLLLLSGCDLKLEEEPEVRWRSCGQETVESSQVAAKPTPPTPPAPSPSLVGSVKEEDMEPWRIKVAIQPSAAHTYTEEQRDSDTLVQSTGDSIGFPSADPEVQQVTQTPRLAVPSQNQSRGPSNDGDRTRSRASPVWIGHRILDTDTDVHRQAQSNLRLVREPLSSSESAEAKQLARDFAPPTNPSTAGASVSSSSSGCHVFSSLNYRIPSKYKPSAQTLPRMRGYRDAAKRGGYPMYNRGTAQGGLTSSQTPTQQGNHQHHHPGRLALRCPVCGKVFPHPSSLKAHQQTHTGERPFICALCGRSFTKLSNLKAHRRVHTGERPYSCSDCGKRFTQKCNLKRHQRIHIENDI; from the exons ATGTCGGAGAACCTCGTCCTCACCTTCCAGACCCAGCTCTCGGGAGTCATGGAGACGGTCCTAAAGTCAGCCATGTATGAGATCACCAGACTGGTGGAGGATGGCTTCCTGGAGGAGGTAAGACGTGGTCAACAGGAAGTGACACGGAGCCACCAGGATGTGGAGTCTCTGCGGATCTTGCTGCAGCGGGCAGAGAGTCAGCTGAAGGATGTCAGTCAGAGGGCCAGGTGTGTAGACTGTGGCAGGACAGATGTCTACAACGAGGAAACAGACGACAGACCTCCAGGAATACAGGACA GTCTGCTTCTGCTGAGCGGGTGTGACCTGAAGCTGGAGGAGGAGCCAGAGGTCAGGTGGAGAAGCTGTGGACAGGAAACAGTGGAGTCATCACAGGTAGCAGCTAAACcaactcctcccactcctccagcTCCCAGTCCTTCGCTGGTAGGCAGTGTTAAGGAGGAGGACATGGAGCCGTGGAGAATCAAGGTGGCCATACAGCCGTCTGCAGCTCACACCTACACAGAGGAGCAGCGGGACTCAGACACACTCGTTCAGAGTACAGGGGACTCTATTGGGTTTCCCTCTGCGGACCCAGAGGTCCAACAGGTCACCCAGACACCCAGACTAGCAGTGCCATCTCAGAACCAGAGCAGAGGACCCAGTAATGACGGTGACAGAACGAGGAGTAGAGCCTCACCGGTGTGGATAGGCCATAGAATATTAGACACGGATACTGACGTTCACAGACAAGCTCAGTCGAACCTACGACTGGTAAGAGAGCCTCTGTCGTCCTCTGAATCGGCAGAGGCGAAGCAGCTAGCTAGAGATTTCGCTCCCCCAACCAATCCCAGCACAGCGGGggcctctgtctcctcctcctcatcggGCTGTCATGTCTTCAGCTCTCTAAACTACAGGATTCCTTCCAAATATAAGCCCAGCGCTCAAACCCTGCCGCGCATGAGAGGATACAGGGATGCTGCCAAGCGGGGCGGCTACCCAATGTACAACAGGGGGACCGCCCAGGGAGGGCTCACCTCCTCCCAAACACCAACCCAACAAGGGAaccaccagcatcaccaccctgggaGGCTGGCCCTCCGCTGCCCAGTGTGTGGTAAGGTCTTCCCCCATCCCAGTAGCCTTAAGGCCCACCAGCAGACCCACACGGGGGAGAGGCCATTCATCTGCGCCCTGTGTGGCCGGAGCTTCACTAAGTTAAGCAACCTGAAGGCCCACCGGCGTGTTCACACTGGGGAGAGACCCTACAGCTGCTCGGACTGCGGCAAACGCTTCACACAGAAGTGCAACCTTAAGAGGCACCAGAGGATTCACATAGAGAATGATATATGA
- the LOC118941445 gene encoding C-type lectin domain family 4 member E-like encodes MKMFSREPFGVDNQKYVFEESMCETPDMSTYYQTGNEVTPRSTPQPGNSGSDSSGKRPFLVAAVCLGMLCVLLLAGIIGLSVSFQLTAKTCTEGWQRFGCSCYYISTEVNTWDYARQDCLNRGADLVIVNSEDEQVFLTTFDRWIWIGLTDRGTQGTWKWVDGTPLTKAFWWWSEPDSATGEKDCAMMYGGVQNIPLHAWNYFRCDLKLEWICEVFFS; translated from the exons ATGAAGATGTTTTCGAGGGAACCGTTTGGAGTTGACAACCAGAAATATGTCTTTGAAGAGTCCATGTGTGAAACTCCAGATATGTCTACTTACTACCAGACTGGGAATGAAGTGACCCCAAGAAGCACACCACAACCTGGCAACTCAG GTTCTGATAGCTCAGGGAAGAGACCATTCCTAGttgctgcagtgtgtctggggatgctgtgtgttctcctactggctgggatcatTGGCTTGTCAGTCTCCT TTCAGTTAACAGCGAAAACCTGTACCGAAGGATGGCAGAGGTTTGGCTGCAGCtgttactacatctctactgAGGTGAACACCTGGGATTATGCCAGACAGGACTGTCTGAACagaggagcagacctggtgatcGTAAACAGCGAAGatgaacag GTATTTCTCACTACATTTGATCGATGGATCTGGATTGGTCTGACGGACAGAGGGACACAGGGAACCTGGAAATGGGTGGATGGCACACCACTGACCAAAGC GTTCTGGTGGTGGTCAGAACCTGATTCTGCCACTGGAGAGAAGGACTGTGCTATGATGTATGGAGGTGTACAAAATATTCCTCTGCACGCATGGAATTACTTTAGGTGTGACTTGAAATTGGAATGGATTTGTGAGGTGTTTTTTTCTTAA